One Schistocerca nitens isolate TAMUIC-IGC-003100 chromosome 1, iqSchNite1.1, whole genome shotgun sequence DNA segment encodes these proteins:
- the LOC126200505 gene encoding gamma-butyrobetaine dioxygenase-like isoform X1 → MLRNLLVSASRSLVPMSRHNRLVATQAAAAVQQHPKPVATVDGDLVSLHLPSGEHHKLPTMWLRDNCQCPKCFNSQQMSRIIYWDELDTSVKPTDVQADEEKLAVKWSDGHRSEFTLEWLKDRSLLPEDQRKWLDTTYRLPKVAWNAENYNSILQRFKYSDVVNSKEHLRGWLEAMAVYGVAIVYDTPPTEESLLELGDKVMFPRRTHYGVQFHIRDKPNTTNVAYLKEKLEMHTDLMYYEYKPGINMLHCLVQTEGAGGDNLLADAYYLSEKLKVTNPEAYKALSTVPVTWADIGEDGGKTFYSLYRAPVICNDRFGEFMRINYSQPQRSSHFNATLDQIVAWYKAYDVFTKELHSPKNQVRFKTRPGEILTFDNIRLIHAREGYDDKPGNERHIIGQFLDWDEVFSRLRVLRKEAGLIKY, encoded by the exons ATGCTGCGTAACTTGTTGGTGAGCGCCTCACGTTCTCTGGTGCCCATGAGCAGGCACAACCGTCTGGTGGCTACTCAGGCTGCTGCAGCCGTTCAGCAG CACCCAAAACCCGTGGCGACTGTGGACGGTGATCTGGTGTCGCTACACCTGCCCTCTGGGGAGCACCACAAGCTCCCCACCATGTGGCTCAGGGACAACTGCCAGTGCCCCAAGTGCTTCAACAGCCAGCAGATGTCGCGCATCATCTACTGGGACGAGCTGGACACAAGCGTCAAGCCCACCGACGTACAG GCGGACGAAGAAAAGTTAGCTGTGAAGTGGTCGGACGGCCACAGGAGCGAGTTCACACTGGAGTGGCTGAAAGACCGCAGCCTCCTGCCGGAAGACCAGAGGAAGTGGCTCGACACCACCTACAGGCTCCCAAAGGTTGCCTGGAACGCCGAAAACTACAACTCCATCCTCCAGAGATTCAAGTACAGTGACGTTGTCAACAG CAAGGAACATCTTCGAGGTTGGCTTGAAGCTATGGCTGTATATGGTGTCGCTATAGTGTACGACACACCACCGACAGAAGAGTCATTGCTCGAATTGGGAGACAAAGTGATGTTCCCACGAAGGACCCATTATGG CGTGCAGTTCCACATAAGGGACAAACCCAACACCACAAATGTGGCGTACCTTAAGGAGAAGCTAGAGATGCATACCGACCTTATGTACTACGAGTACAAACCAGGG ATAAACATGCTGCACTGCCTGGTTCAGACGGAGGGAGCTGGAGGTGATAACCTATTGGCTGACGCTTATTACCTGAGCGAAAAGCTCAAAGTTACAAACCCAGAGGCGTACAAAGCTCTGAGCACGGTCCCTGTGACGTGGGCAGACATCGGAGAGGATGGAGGGAAGACCTTCTACAGCTTGTACAGGGCACCTGTCATATG TAATGACAGGTTTGGCGAGTTCATGAGGATAAATTACAGCCAGCCTCAGAGATCTTCACACTTCAACGCCACTCTTGACCAGATTGTTGCCTGGTATAAAGCGTACGACGTCTTCACCAAAGAGTTACACAGCCCAAAGAACCAAGTTCGCTTCAAGACCCGCCCAG GAGAGATCCTGACATTCGACAACATCCGGCTGATCCACGCCCGTGAAGGCTACGACGACAAACCAGGCAACGAGAGGCACATCATAGGCCAGTTCCTCGACTGGGACGAAGTCTTCTCTCGCCTCAGAGTTCTCCGCAAGGAAGCGGGTCTCATCAAATACTAG